In Betaproteobacteria bacterium, the DNA window ATCTTTTCTTCTGGCTGGTGAGCGGCGCCGGCATCGTGACGCTGCTCTTCGCCGCCGCGGTCGCCATTTTTCAACATGACCTGAAGGGGCTACTCGCCTATTCCACCATCAGCCATCTCGGGCTCGTCATGTTCCTGATCGGCCTCGAATCCCCGCTCGCTGCCGTCGCCGCAGTCTTCCACATCGTCAACCATGCGACTTTCAAGGCCTCGCTCTTCATGGCCGCCGGCATCATCGATCACGAGACCGGCAGCCGCGACATGCGCAAGCTGAACGGCCTGTTCAAATACATGCCGATCACCGCCACGCTGGCGATGGTCGCAGCATCGGCCATGGCCGGCGTGCCGCTGCTCAACGGATTCCTCTCGAAGGAGATGTTCTTTGGCGAAGCCGCAGGGTTGTCCGCGGAAACGCCGCTGTGGTGGCTGTTTCCGGTCGTCGCCACGCTGGCCGGTGCCTGCAGCGTCGCCTACAGCGTGCGCTTCATTCACGACGTGTTCTTCAACGGCGAGCCGGTAGGACTCGCCAAGGAACCGCATGAACCGCCGCGCTGGATGCGCGTGCCGGTGGAACTGCTGGTCGCAACCTGCCTCGTGGTGGGACTGATCCCCGGGCAGATCATGACGCCGATTCTCACCGTCGCCGCGCAGGCGGTGCTCGGCGCCCCGCCGCCAGCCTTCAGCCTTGCCATCTGGCACGGTCTCAACGCTCCCCTCGTGATGAGCATCATCGCACTCAGCCTCGGTTCTGCGATGTACTTCGCCCTGCAGCGCGGATACAACCTGCATCGCATCGCCGAGGGTAGCGCCATCGGCCGGCGTGTCTTCAATGCGCTTATCGTGCGCCTCATCACCTTCTCGCGCGAGCTCACGAGTGCACTGGCGAACGGCTCGCTGCAACGCTACCTCGTGTATTTTCTCGTCGTCGCCCTCGGCGCAGGCATGCTGCCCTTCGTGCGCCACGGCTATCAGACGGCGACCGAGGCGACGGCCCCGCTGCACGGTGCGTTCGTCGTGATCTGGCTGCTCCTCGTCGCCTCGACGCTCGCGACCGTGGCGTTTCAACGCGAGCGGTTCGTCGCGCTCATCACGCTGGGCATCGCCGGTCTCGCATCTGCCCTCGCATTCACCAGCCTGTCGGCACCGGATCTCGCCCTGACGCAGCTCTCGGTCGAAGTCGTCTCGGTCATCCTGATGCTGCTCGCCCTCTACCTCCTGCCGCAGGATTCGCCGCGCGAAGCCTCACCCCTGCGGCATGGACGCGACCTCGCGATCGCCTTGGCGGCGGGCGGCGGGATCGCCGCACTGGTCTACGCAGTGTTGGCCCGTCCGCTGCAGACGCTGTCCTGGTTCTACCTCGATCAATCGGTGCCTGGCGGCGGCGGCACCAATGTCGTGAATGTGATCCTGGTCGACTTCCGCGGCTTCGATACGTTCGGCGAGATCACGGTGCTCGCGATCGCGTCGGTCGTCGTCTACGCTCTGCTGCGGACGCTGCGCACGGACGTGCCGGCGACCGGTGCGTTGCCGGCCGACGAGGATCGGCATCCGCTCATGTTGCGCGTGGCAAGCCGCGCCGTACTTCCGTTCGCGCTGCTCGTCGCCGTGTACCTTTTCCTGCGCGGCCACAATCGGCCGGGGGGCGGGTTCGTGGCCGGGCTGGTGACCGCCGTTGCACTCACTGTGCAATATCTCGCGAGCGGCATCGCCCGGACCGAGCACCGGCTCAATATCCGCTTCTACCGCGTTGCCGGCGTCGGCCTGCTGACGGCGGGGGTGACCGGCATCGGCAGCCTTTTCTTCGGCGCTCCTTTCCTCACCAGCGCGCATGGCCATCCGCGCGTGCCGCTGCTCGGCGAGATACCGCTCGCCAGCGCGGCGCTGTTCGATCTGGGCGTCTTCCTGACCGTGGTCGGCGCAATGGTGCTGAGTCTCACGGCCCTGTCCCACGTGAACCGCTTCCGCGCGAGTCAGCCTTGACGCTGCTCTTCGCCAGTGCCATCGGCATCCTGGTCGCGGGAGGCGTCTACCTGCTGCTCAGACCCCGCACCTTCACGGTCATGATCGGCCTGGCTCTTCTCTCCTATGCCGTCAACCTGTTCCTGTTCGCCATGGGACGCCTCGTGTCGCTGCAGCCGCCGCTCATCAGCGCATCGGCCGCGGGTTATGCGGACCCGCTGCCGCAGGCCCTCGTGCTGACCGCGATCGTCATCAACCTCGGCATGACAGCGCTGCTCCTCGCCCTTGCCGTGCGCGCCCGCCTGGCTACAGGCAGCGATCACGTCGACGGCGTCGAGCCGGAGGAGACAGCGGCACGGGAGCAGCCGTCGTCATGAGCCATCTGATCGTGCTGCCGATCCTGCTGCCGCTTGCCTTCGCGGCGACCCTTCTGCTCGTCCCGGCGAACCAGGCGGGCATCGCGCGGACCCTCGGATTCCTCTCCTGCGCCGCTCTCGTCGGCGTTGCGCTGGCACTCTTCCACATGGCTGCCGGCGGCCTCTACACCGTCTATCCCCTCGGCAACTGGCCCGCGCCCTTCGGCATCGTGCTCGTCCTCGACCGGCTTGCCGCGAGCATGCTGCTGCTCACGTCGCTCGTCGCGCTCGCCGCCTTTCTCTATGCGCTGCGCGGCTGGGACGACCGCGGCCCGCACTTCGGCGCGCTCTTTCAGTTCCAGCTGATGGGCGTGAACGGCGCCTTCCTCACCGGCGACATCTTCAACCTCTTCGTCTTCTTCGAGGTGCTGCTGATCGCCTCCTACGGTCTTCTGCTGCACGGCGGCGGTCACAAGCGCCTGCGCGCCGGCATCCACTACGTCGTCCTCAATCTCGCAGGCTCGGCGCTATTCCTGATCGCGCTCGGCCTGCTCTACAGCGTCACCGGGACGCTCAATCTCGCCGACTTGCAGTTGCGCTATGCGGCGGTCAGCGCCAGCGACCGCGCGCTCGCGGAGACCGCAGCGCTGTTGCTGCTCGTCGTCTTCTCCCTGAAAGCTGCCGCCTTCCCGCTCGGTTTCTGGTTGTCCCGTGCATATGGTGCCGCGTCGGCCCCGGTTGCGGCATTGTTCGCGATCATGACCAAGATCGGCATCTATGCCATCCTGCGCGTGCATCTCTCGACCTTCGGCAGCGCTTCGCCTGCGCTCGACGCCTGGGCGGAACTGCTGCTTCCGGCAGCCCTCTTCACCATCGCGCTTGGCACCTTCGGCGCGCTCGCGGCACGGCGCCTGGCGGAACTCGCGAGCTATCTCACCATCGCATCGGTCGGCACACTGCTGGTGATGGTCGCTCTCGCCACGTCCGACAGCATCGCCGCAGGGCTGTACTATCTGGTGCACAGCACTTTCGTCACCGCCGCCCTCTTCCTCCTCGCCGAAGTTGTCGGCGAGCAGCGCGGTGAGCGTCACGATGCGCTGGATCCCGGACCGCAGGTCGTGCAGCCGACGCTGCTAGGATCGATGTTTCTCGTTGCGGCCATGGCGGCGGCCGGGTTGCCGCCTCTTTCCGGCTTCCTCGGCAAGACCAACGTGCTGCTTGCCGCGGCCGATGCGCCCGCAGCCGTGTGGATCTGGGTCGTGATTCTCGGTGGCAGCGCGGCGGCGTTGCTGGCGCTCGTGCGCGCAGGCAGCGTGCTGTTCTGGAAGGTCGATCCACCATTGGCGACCGCCGTGCCCGCAGGTACGGCTTTTCTGCGGCTGTTTGCCATGGTCATCCTGCTCGCACCGCTCGCTTCGCTCGCCGTGTTTGCGCAGTTCGCCTGGACGCAGGCCACCGCCACGGCCGAGCAGATCACGCACCCGGCCCGTTACCGCGAGGCCGTGCTCGGCACCGGCTACGCCGGCGATGCGGTGCGGCCCTACCGCATCTCGACCCAGCGGAGCGATGGCGAATGAGGTGGCAGCGCAGGCACGTGCTTGTGTTCAGCCTCTTCGTGTTCTGGCTGCTGCTCGCGGGCGACTTCTCCGCCGGCAACCTCGTGCTTGGCGCAGTGCTTGCCCTTGGCATCGAGCGCTACGCCCGTTCGTTCAATCCGGCGCCGATGCGCCGGGTCCGTCTGGGGGGTGTACCACATCTTGTCGCCATCGTCCTGTGGGACGTCGTCGTGGCCAATGTTCAGGTCGCGCGGCGTTCACTGGGACCCCTCGCGGGACTGCAGACTTGCTGGGTCGTCGTCCCGCTCGATCTCACCGACCGCACGGCGATCGCCCTGCTGGGCGCGATCATCACGACCACGCCGGGCACCGTCACTGCGTCGCTCAGCCCCGACCAAAGTCACTTCCTCGTACACGGACTCGTCGTCGAGGATGCGCAGCGACTGGTGCGGTCGATCAAACTGCGCTACGAGCGCCCGCTCAAGGAGATTTTCGAATGTTGAGCTTCGCCGTGAGCTTTGCGGTGGGGACGACCTCCCTCGCGCTGGCCATCGCCCTGTGGCGACTGTTGCGCGGCCCGGACGCCCCGGACCGGATCCTCGCGCTCGACACGCTCTACATCGACGCGATGGCCCTGCTGCTCGCCATGGGGATCGGCGTCGGTCATGACGTGGGTTACACCGGCGCTCTGCTGATCGCACTCATGGGATTCGTGAGCACGGTGGCGCTGGCAAGGTATCTGGCGAGCGGCGACATCATCGATTGACGGATGACAAAGTGATGGAGTTCCTCGTATCCTGCCTGCTGTTGGTCGGCGGAGCGTTCACGCTGATCGGAAGCATCGGTCTCGTGCGCTTTCCGGACTTCTACTCGCGGTTGCACGGGCCGTCGAAAGCGACAACGCTCGGCGTCGGTGCCATACTCATTGCATCCCTCATCTACTTCAATGCTCACGGCGAGTTCGGGCTGAAGGAACTGCTCATCACCTTCTTCGTGTTCCTCACCGCCCCGGTCAGTGCTCATCTCCTCTGCAAGGCAGCGCTCAAGCTTCGGTTAAAATCGACGCCGCCACCGCCAACGTCCGGCGCCCTGGCACCTTCACAGGAAGACACTTCGCTCCCATGACCGAATCCGAAGCGCTCGCGCGGCTCGCCGCCTGCTACGGCATCCTGCCCGCCTATTTCGACGTGGCGGGGCACGAGCACCACGCCTCCGACACCACCCGGCGCGGCCTGCTCGCCGCCATGGGTGTGGCAGCTGAAGGCGATGCCGCCATTCGCGAATCGCTGCGTGCCTGGACTGCACGACAATGGCAACGCGTGCTGCCGCCTGCCGTGGTGCTGCGTGATCGAGGCGAACCGCTGCAGTTGTTTCTGCGGCTCCCGGCGCGCCTCTTCGATTCCGAGATCACCTGGCGCATCGTCATGGAGGAGGGCGCGCAACACGAAGGGCAAGCGATCGCGCGTGAACTGCGCCTCATCGAACACGTGGACGACGAAAGCGGCGTCTTCGAGATACGCGCCCTGGTGCTGCCGTCGCTGGCCCATGGCTATCATCGTGTCGCACTCCTCTCGGGCACCGCTGCCATCGGGGACGCGATGCTGATCGTGGCGCCGTCGACCTGCTATTGCCCGCCGGCCCTCGATGGCAACCGCCGCATCTGGGGTCCGACGGTACAGCTTTATGCCGTGCGCTCGCGCCGCAACTGGGGCATCGGTGACTTCACGGACCTCGCCAGCCTGGTTGAAGAGTTTGGCCAGCGAGGCGCCGGCATCATCGGCGTGAATCCGCTGCATGCGCTTTTCTCCGACAATCCTGCGCACGCCAGCCCTTACAGCCCGTCGAGTCGCCGGTTCCTCAATGCGCTGTACATCGATCCCGAGATCATTCCCGATTTCTCGGACTGCGAAGAAGCGAAGCGCCGCGTGTCCAGCCCGGCGTTCCAGCGCCGTCTGGCCGCACTGCGCTCGGTGAACTACGTTGACTATCCGGGCGTTGCCGCAGCCAAGCGCGAAGTTCTGGAGCTGCTGTATGAAAGCTTCCAGATCCGCCATCTTGCGCCTGGCAGCAAGCGCGGTCAGGCCTTCCGCGCGTACCAGAAGACGGGCGGACGGGCGCTACGGCTGCACGCGCTCTACGAAGTGCTGCAGGAGCACTTCCGCAGCACGGACTCGTCGATTTCCGGCTGGCCGCAATGGCCGGAAGCCTATCGCAATCCGGGAAGCCGAGCGGTGGCGCGCTTCGCAGGTGATCATCTGGAGCGCACCGAATTCTACGAATACCTGCAATGGAATGCCGCGCTGCAGTTCGAAGCCGCAGCGCGCCAGGCGCATGCCGTGGGAATGGGGATCGGGGTCTACGCCGACCTTGCCGTCTCGGTGGCACCCGACGGGGCAGAAGTGTGGGGGGGCCAGGACATCTATGCGCTCGGGGTATCGGTCGGTTGCCCGCCGGACCCGCTCGGCCCTACCGGCCAGGACTGGGGACTGCCTCCGCTCGTTCCGCACCGGCTTGCCGAGGCGGCGTACGAGCCGTTCGTTCAGCTGCTGCGGGCGAACATGGGGCAGCCAGGTGCCTTGCGCCTCGATCACGTGATGGGGTTGCGGCGACTGTTCTGGATTCCGCGCGGCGGCAAGGCTGCTGATGGCGCATACCTCGGCTATCCGTTCGAGGACCTGCTGGGAATCCTGGCCCTGGAAAGTCACCGCAACCGCTGCCTCGTCATCGGCGAGGACCTGGGCACGGTACCCGACGAGGTGCGCCATGCGATGGCGCGCGAACGCATTCTGTCGTACAAGGTGCTGATCTTCGAACGCGAGCACGGGGGCGATTTCAAGGCGCCGCAACGCTATGACGCACAGGCTCTGGTCGCGGCCACGACTCATGACCTGCCGACGCTGGCAGGTTTCTGGACGGCGCGCGACGTCACCCTGCGCGACGAGCTGGGTCTTTTCGCGAACGCCGGACAACGCGACGGCGAACTCTGGAACCGCAACCAGGACCGCCATCGCCTGCTCGCCGCTCTAGGGCGCGAAGGACTCGCACCGGAGGGTGTGAACCCGGAGGCGGCCGGGACGATGCCTGCGGGTCTGCCACAGGCCGTCCATGCCTATCTTTCGCGCACGCCGTGCAAGGTGCTCGTGGTGCAGGTGGAGGACATACAGGGCGTGGATACTCCGGTCAACATTCCGGGCACCTCGGAGCAGTATCCGAACTGGCGGCGGCGGCTGCCGACCGACCTCGAAGACATGCCGGGTAGCGAACCCTTCGAATCGATCACCCGCACGCTGCGGGAGGCGTACCGCCCTCAGTAACGCCTGTCCGAACGCGCGTCTCCAAGCCCTGCGCGGAAACTCAGACGGCCACCGGTGCTCCGGTGGCGGCGTGCTGCATCCATGCGTCGCTTTGCGCATGCGCGACGTCGGTCAGCGATCCGCTCGCCGAGAAGACGCGGCGCAGCCACGTGCTGTCATTGCTTCCCTCGAGCACGATGTCCCGCAACTGCAGGAGGGCGCGAGCCGTGCCGAGATCGGCAGCGTCCGGCATGAGCGAGCGCAGGGTTTCGACGATGTCGACTTTCAACGGGCGCTGCGTGCGGTCGGCGGCGTCGATCACCGCGGCCTCGAAACCGAAGCGGCAGGCAAGAAAGCGGTTGTAGCCGTACACCCGATACAGATCCACCGATGGTTGCACCGATCGCTCGCGCAGAAGATGGCTCGAGAGCGTCTGCGCATACGCTGCGAGCAATGCCGCCCGTTCGACCGTCAGCGGCGTATCGCACACACGGATCTCGATGGTGCCGTACTCCGGCTTGGGACGGATATCCCAGTAGAAGTCCTTCATGCTCTCGACGATGCCGAACCCCTGCATATCCTCGAAGTAGGTGTTGAACTCGCTCCAGGTCTCGACCAGAGGCATGTAGCCGCTCAACGGAAACGCGTTCACGACGTTGAGGCGCGACGACGCGAAGAGCGTATCCGCCCCCTGGTAAAAGGGCGACGAGGCAGCGAGCGCGATGAAGTGCGGGATGTAGCGCGACAGGCCATGCACCAGGTACATGGCGGCGTCGCCGTCCGGACAGCCGACGTGGATATGCTGACCAAATACCGTGAACTGCTTGGCGAGATAGCCGTACAGCTCGTGCAGGTGCTGATAGCGCGGGCGATCGAAGATGCGCTGGTCACTCCACTGCTGGAACGGATGCGCGCCGCCGCCGGCGATGCAGAGATTGAGGCGTTCCGCGGCCTGCCGCAGCACGTCACGAAGCGACAGGAGTTCTTCGAGCAGCGTGGTGTGCGTGCGGTGGATGCCGGTGCTGATCTCCACCATGCTCTCGGTGATCTCCGGCTTGACGTCTCCGCGATGCGGCATCTTGCCGACGAGCGCGAGCAGATCCGGCGCACCGCGTGTGAGATTGAAGTCGCGGCGATTGAGGATCTGCAGCTCGAGCTCGACGCCGAGGGTAAGCGGATCGGAGCGCTTAAACTGCAGGGCTGCCATAGCGCATCTCCGGGACATGTTCGGTTTCCCCGGCGCGTCGCAATGCATACTGCGCAGCAAGCGGACCGATCAGCTCCAGAATCACGGCCGCTGCCAGCACCACCGCGGAGAGTTTGGCCCCGAACTCCGGGTAGAGCTTGCCGGGACCCTGGGCAAGCATCAGCGCCAGCCCGGACATCGGGACCAGCGCCAGACTGAGAAGCCCGGCAGAACCCGGCCGCAGCCGCGACAACGGCGCGAAGAGCATCACGCCCGCAGACTTGCCGACGAATCGCGCCAGCACGTACATCGTGGCGACGAGGCCACCGGCGGCGAGCTGGTCCGGACGCAGTCCCGCGCCGAGGACGACAAACAGGACGACGTAGAAGATCTGCCCGGCATAGCCCGCGTTGATCGGCATCAGCCAGCGGCTGCGATCGAGGTTGCGTGCGATGATGCCGAATGTCAGCAACGTGACCAGCACCGAAAGCTTGAGCAGGTCCGAAAGCCCGACCGCGAGCACGAGCAGCGCGACGTGCATGGCGAACTGCAACTCCTCGCGCTTGCCCAGGATGCGCCCACCGAGAATCGCAAGCTGTGCGGCGCCGTAGCCGAGCAGCAGCGATCCCAGCAGCACGTAGGAAGGCTGTACGAGTGCGACGACAGCGCCCGCTTGGTACTCAATGTGCACGAACGCTGTCAGCAGCGTCACGGTGGTGAATGCGAGCACGCCATTGAGCGCCGTGAGGCACAGGGCGCGCTCCGTCACCTGGCCCTCCGCCTTCATCTCCTTCGCGACCAGAAGCACCACCGCCGGCGAGGTCGCCATGCCGATCGCCGCCGCGAAGGCAGCGAACAGGGGCGGGATGCCGAACCAGTGCAACACGGCGTACATACACGCGAAGGAGAGGCCGGACTCTGCCAGTCCCGCCACTGCCAGCCAGGGGTCGCGACGCAGCCAGCGCAGGTCGAGGCGCTGCCCGAGTTCGAACAGGACCAGCCCGATCGCGAAGTCCACGATGTCACCCGCCGCGTCGATGCTCCCGGGAGCGAGCCAGTCGAGGCCGAACGGACCGAGCAGCAGGCCGATGGCAACGTAACCTGTAATGCGCGGTAACGCGAGCGCGCGCCGGGAAATCTCGCCGCCGATCAACCCGGCAAGCAAAACCAACCCGAACGAAACGAGCGGACTTGCGACGGGCTCCAGAGCGGGCAGAAAATCTTGCAGTGCCATGCTCCGCCTCCGTGCGATAAGAGCCGCCGGCAAGGCGGAGCCGGGGACTCAGACGTGACTGATTCGCGCGCACCCCGGCGGGGCGAACCCGGGTGAAAGACGTGTTCGATTCGTACCTGGAGGATCGCTACGCAAATCCGCACCCCCCGCTACCCTCTATGCCAGTGTACCACCGGTAGATGGCACCACCAACGCGCAGATCAGCCTTCGCCGTGGCGCCACCGTCACTGCAACGCGCGCACCTCGCCGCCAGACTCTAGTCGCTCTCGGCGGAGTCGGCGGCTGGCGGGTCCCCCGCCTTGCGCTCCTTCTTCTCGAGCTTTTTCTTCAGCTTCTCTTCCTTTTTCTTCTTCTTGGCGAGATCCTTCTGCCGCTTTTCGTACTGGTAGTTGGGCTGTGCCAAGTTCTCTTCCCATCGACTTGAACCAGGACGATGTTACGGCTTCTTCACACAAAACCCAAGCCGTCTGTCCAGTCCGTTTACAGAAGCCGTTGTTTCTCCATACCTGGCGTGCGTCAGGTCACCAGATGCTGCGGCGTGCCCTTACGCCAGAGCTCGATGTTGTCAATCAGCTGATCGGCGAGAAACTGCATCGCACCATCGGATGCCCAGGCAACATGGGGCGTAAGGATGAAGTTCGGCAGGCGAAGATCGAGCAGAGGGTTCCCATCCTTGGGCGGCTCCTTCACCAGCACGTCGAAGCCGGCCCCCGCGATCCAGCCCTCCTTGAGCGCGCGCACGAGCGCGTCTTCCTGCACCAGTCCGCCGCGTGCAGTGTTGATCAGCAGCGCGGTGCGCTTCATCATTTTGAGTTCCTTCTCCCCGATCATGCCACGGCTCTCGGCAGTCATGGGACAGTGCAGGGTGACGATGTCGCTCTCCCGGAGCACCGTGTCCATCGGCGTGAACTCCACGTCGGGCGCCTTCGGCGGCGCATGGTCGGCGAAGAGGACTTTCATCCCGAAGCCGCGTGCGATCTTCGCCGTGCCCTGGCCGATCGCGCCTTCGCCGACGATGCCGATGGTCGCGTCACAGAGGTCACCGATCGGATAGTCGAAGAAGCAGAACTGATCGACCTCGCGCCAGCGCCCGCTCTCGACGGCCGCCCGGTACGCGAGCAGATTCCGGCGCAACGCAAGCACCATCGCGAAGACGTGCTCGGGAACGGTATGCACGGCGTAGTTCCGGATGTTGGCTACCGCCACCCCATTGGCCTTGCAGAACTGGACATCGATGATGTCGTACCCGGTCGCCGCTACGGCGATCATCTTGAGGTCAGGCAGGCGGCCGAGGAGTTCTCCACGTAACGGGACCTTGTTGGTGATGGCAACCGTTGCACCTTGCAGTCGCGCGAACACATCGTCCGGCGCGGTCGTCTCGTACTCCTCCCAGATGTGATCGAAGGCGGGGCGGCGGACGTTCGCCCGCAAAGTCGAGCGATCCAGAAAGACGACTTTATGCATTGTTGTCTCCAGGTTTTGTGGGGCCGCGATGAGGGCACCCGGGCGCCGTGCAGAGCCGCATCGGGAACGCGACGAGCGAGTATAAGCCCCGCCCCGATACCCTTGCCAGCCGGTCACACGCGCCGTGAAAGTCCGGCGCTCTGGTGGCTGCGAGCGCTCGTCTTGCAGGCGCTCGTGTGGACGGGAGTGGACTTGCGCAGAAAAGAGGAAACCGTCGGAACCCTGGCGAAGCCAAGGTCCAGGGCGTCACCGCATCGGCTTGCAGGAGCGGTAGAGGAAGACCTAGGAGAGGCGCGCGACGGCGAAAACTCCCATCGCACGCAAACTTGCTTCAGACGACTTACGTGATCCGACGGCGCGGCGCGTAGCGGACCTCGATCCAGCGCTTGATGCGATTTGCATCCGCGATCCGCGTGTAACGGCCAACCGCATCGAGCAGCACGATGATGTAGGGCTTCGCCGCGATCGTCGCCTGCATCACGAGGCAGCGTCCCGCCTCGGAGATGTATCCGGTCTTCTGCAGGCCGATGTCCCACTCGCCACTGCGGACGAGGCCGTTGGTGTTGTGAAAGAGCCGTTCCCGCCCTTCCGCGATCTCGACTTCGTACGACTCGGTGGTCGAAAACTCGCGGATGAGTTGATAGCGATAGCTCGTGCGGACGATCTGACCGAGATCACGAGCGGTCGACACGTTGCTGCTGCTCAACCCGGTAGGTTCGACGTAGTACGTATTGCGCGTGCCGATCGCTCGCGCCTTGCGGTTCATCGCGAGGACGAAAGTCGAGGTGCCGCCAGGATACGACCGACCGAGCGCCGCGGCTGCACTGTTCTCGGAAGCCATCAGCGCCAGTCGCAGCAGTTCGCGCCGTGTGAGGACGGCGCCGACGGGCAGGCGCGAGCGCGTCCCCTTCATGGCGTCGAGATCGTCCTCGGTGATCGCGATCGGTTCGTCGAGGGGAAGCTCGGCATCAAGCACCACCATCGCCGTCATCAGCTTGGTGATGGAAGCGATCGGCATGACCGAGCCGGGGTTCTTCTCGTACACCGACTGACCCTGCTCCAGATCGATGACCAGCGCTGCCGCGCTGCGCACGCTGAGATTCTCCGGGTCCTCGTCTTCAAAGACGGTCACGCGGCGCGCGCGGGGGGAGGCTTTCGTCGCGTACTTTACGTCCTTCGCAGCCAAAGCCGGACGGACGTTGCGCGCAGACGCAACCGAACCATTCTTCTTGCTCTGCCCGACGGCAAGAGCGCTCTTGTCCCCGGGTGCACCTCTGACAACGACCCCGGCGCTTGCCGGTTTGATCGTCGCGCGAACGCGCTTCTTGGTCTCCGGGGTCGCCGCATTGGCGCCTTGAACGAGGAGGAAGGCAATCAGAAATGAAACAACGCGGACCCAAGACATGTTATGCGCCTCATGCACCACTTATGAGAGCCAGAGTTCTTTTTTCCCACACCCGAGGAGCCCGGGAATCGGGTAGTCCTTGGCGCGAAACATAGCAAAATTCAGATGGTAAGGAAAGATTCTTGAAGTTCTTGTCAGGATAATCGCGGGACGCATGGACGCTTTAGCAAGAAGCCGGCCCGGAGTCTGACAAGCGGCGGGTGAACAGTATGCCGCCGCTTCAGGCAGGGACGGGGCGATCCTGACCGGCGAGTTCCCTGCCCTCCTCCGTGAACAGGGGAAACAGTAACGGCAG includes these proteins:
- a CDS encoding D-2-hydroxyacid dehydrogenase, yielding MHKVVFLDRSTLRANVRRPAFDHIWEEYETTAPDDVFARLQGATVAITNKVPLRGELLGRLPDLKMIAVAATGYDIIDVQFCKANGVAVANIRNYAVHTVPEHVFAMVLALRRNLLAYRAAVESGRWREVDQFCFFDYPIGDLCDATIGIVGEGAIGQGTAKIARGFGMKVLFADHAPPKAPDVEFTPMDTVLRESDIVTLHCPMTAESRGMIGEKELKMMKRTALLINTARGGLVQEDALVRALKEGWIAGAGFDVLVKEPPKDGNPLLDLRLPNFILTPHVAWASDGAMQFLADQLIDNIELWRKGTPQHLVT
- a CDS encoding cation:proton antiporter, which produces MALQDFLPALEPVASPLVSFGLVLLAGLIGGEISRRALALPRITGYVAIGLLLGPFGLDWLAPGSIDAAGDIVDFAIGLVLFELGQRLDLRWLRRDPWLAVAGLAESGLSFACMYAVLHWFGIPPLFAAFAAAIGMATSPAVVLLVAKEMKAEGQVTERALCLTALNGVLAFTTVTLLTAFVHIEYQAGAVVALVQPSYVLLGSLLLGYGAAQLAILGGRILGKREELQFAMHVALLVLAVGLSDLLKLSVLVTLLTFGIIARNLDRSRWLMPINAGYAGQIFYVVLFVVLGAGLRPDQLAAGGLVATMYVLARFVGKSAGVMLFAPLSRLRPGSAGLLSLALVPMSGLALMLAQGPGKLYPEFGAKLSAVVLAAAVILELIGPLAAQYALRRAGETEHVPEMRYGSPAV
- the pbpG gene encoding D-alanyl-D-alanine endopeptidase — protein: MSWVRVVSFLIAFLLVQGANAATPETKKRVRATIKPASAGVVVRGAPGDKSALAVGQSKKNGSVASARNVRPALAAKDVKYATKASPRARRVTVFEDEDPENLSVRSAAALVIDLEQGQSVYEKNPGSVMPIASITKLMTAMVVLDAELPLDEPIAITEDDLDAMKGTRSRLPVGAVLTRRELLRLALMASENSAAAALGRSYPGGTSTFVLAMNRKARAIGTRNTYYVEPTGLSSSNVSTARDLGQIVRTSYRYQLIREFSTTESYEVEIAEGRERLFHNTNGLVRSGEWDIGLQKTGYISEAGRCLVMQATIAAKPYIIVLLDAVGRYTRIADANRIKRWIEVRYAPRRRIT
- a CDS encoding glutamate--cysteine ligase — its product is MAALQFKRSDPLTLGVELELQILNRRDFNLTRGAPDLLALVGKMPHRGDVKPEITESMVEISTGIHRTHTTLLEELLSLRDVLRQAAERLNLCIAGGGAHPFQQWSDQRIFDRPRYQHLHELYGYLAKQFTVFGQHIHVGCPDGDAAMYLVHGLSRYIPHFIALAASSPFYQGADTLFASSRLNVVNAFPLSGYMPLVETWSEFNTYFEDMQGFGIVESMKDFYWDIRPKPEYGTIEIRVCDTPLTVERAALLAAYAQTLSSHLLRERSVQPSVDLYRVYGYNRFLACRFGFEAAVIDAADRTQRPLKVDIVETLRSLMPDAADLGTARALLQLRDIVLEGSNDSTWLRRVFSASGSLTDVAHAQSDAWMQHAATGAPVAV